From the Thermosynechococcus sp. genome, the window AATCACAACCACGTAGTCCCCCACCTGCAACTCATAGTTCAGCGGTGGATTAATATACGTTTGGCGACGCCCCTCAATGCGACGTTCCACAGCTATCAGGAGCGCATCGTCCTGCTCCTTAAGGTGGCGTTGCGCATACCAAAAGGTTTTGCCTACCAGCGTTGATGGCAAAGGCAGCCGATAAAATTGGTTCCCCACCTGTACCGTCAGCAGCTCCGCAAAGACATCCATCGCCCCTTGATTGCGCACCGCATTGCCAATGAGGTGACCCGCCATTTCATCAGCCACAACCACATCCTCCACCCCTGCCGCTTGCAGTTGGACATTATTATTGCGATCCAAAAGCTGAGCACAGGTGTAGATTGTCGGATTGAGTTTTTCCATGGTCAGGGCAGCAAGAACAGTGCGGGCATCGCGGTCTTGATCACTGCGGGGCTGGCTGGTATCCGCCAAGAGAATGGCACGGGAGGCATGGTAAATCTGCACCTTCTCTAAAACGTCAATGCGGGTATAGTCTCCCGAATAAAAGTAGAGGCGATTTTGATCCACTGTGCGCAATTCATTCAGGGGCAGCTGTTCCAGTTCAGCAATAATGACAATTGGTGCATAGCGGGTTTGGGGATCGGTTTGTAACTCCTCCAGCACAAGGGGGGCACTGCGATTCCAGCCGCAGAGAATAATGTGGTTGCGTAACTCATCCAAGTCAAGGTTCTTAATGCTCATGACCGACTGCAACCGCTGCACCATGAAGGCAGACACCACCCCTGTAAACACGGCAAACAAGGTCAGCCCCGCCAAAACCACGACTAGGGTAACGATCCGCCCGGCATGGGTTTGAGGATAGGCACCAATGGGTTCGGCAGACACTAAAGAAAAGAAGCTGTACCACAGGGCATCCCCAAGGGTCTTAATGTTTGGGTTTGAGGTTCCTTCGATAATATAAAAAGCCAGGCCCCCAAAGAGCATGATCAACACAATGATTAACAGTGCTGAAATTTGGGCACCGTAGAGACCAGAAACCTGGGGGGCAATGTAGTGCAGGTTGCGGTTCATCAGAATTGAGGCACGGGGCAGACGCAGCAGTGGCAGCAAACGAAACAGTGTCCACTGGGGCGGCATGGGGAGAATCGCCACTAGATCAAGCCAGTAGTGGCGGAAAAATCGTTGCTTTTTGCGGGCGATCGCAAATCGTAGGAATAACTCAACAACAAAGCACAGCCGCAGGGGTAAATCCAACAGCATCACAAAAAAATTAGGGTACCCGGGCTGTATCCAGAAGAGATCGATAACCACTAAAAGTACCCATATTAGAATCAAAACCAGCAGGCTAACTTCTACCTGTGGTGAGTGCAAAAATAGATCAAGCTGCTGTCTCAGCCGGCTTTGTCCCATAGGTGCTGCCAAAAGAGAGCATTAAATTCAAATTGGCGCGATCGCCGGCCAATAATGAACCTACGTGGGAATCAGTTCTCCTGGGCGCAGTTTTGCCCACCGTCCCCGTTCTTCGACAAAACTCGCACAACCGACCACATCCCACTCCAATTGAATTTCTTCCCCTTGGGTGCGGATATTCACATTGATTGTTGGCTCAATCGGCTCAAAGTCTGGCGTCAGGGTCAAATGGGGCTGCTGATGCTGCGCTTCAACGGCATGATAAGTAGTGCAGCGATCCACCAGGGCGCAGTTAACACAAATACACATGGCGAACTCTCCCAATGCCACATGCTCCTACTCTAGCGCATCCCCTAAGGTCGCCAAGGAAACTGCTGAAAGTTGGGGGGGCGTTTTTCCAAAAAGGCGGTCTTGCCCTCGGCACTCTCTTGGGTGAGGTAGTACAGCAGCGTTGCATTCCCCGCTAATTCTTGTAGACCGGCCTGACCATCA encodes:
- a CDS encoding Ycf34 family protein translates to MCICVNCALVDRCTTYHAVEAQHQQPHLTLTPDFEPIEPTINVNIRTQGEEIQLEWDVVGCASFVEERGRWAKLRPGELIPT
- a CDS encoding TrkA-related ion transporter, translated to MVIDLFWIQPGYPNFFVMLLDLPLRLCFVVELFLRFAIARKKQRFFRHYWLDLVAILPMPPQWTLFRLLPLLRLPRASILMNRNLHYIAPQVSGLYGAQISALLIIVLIMLFGGLAFYIIEGTSNPNIKTLGDALWYSFFSLVSAEPIGAYPQTHAGRIVTLVVVLAGLTLFAVFTGVVSAFMVQRLQSVMSIKNLDLDELRNHIILCGWNRSAPLVLEELQTDPQTRYAPIVIIAELEQLPLNELRTVDQNRLYFYSGDYTRIDVLEKVQIYHASRAILLADTSQPRSDQDRDARTVLAALTMEKLNPTIYTCAQLLDRNNNVQLQAAGVEDVVVADEMAGHLIGNAVRNQGAMDVFAELLTVQVGNQFYRLPLPSTLVGKTFWYAQRHLKEQDDALLIAVERRIEGRRQTYINPPLNYELQVGDYVVVIARQCPQWE